A genome region from Brachymonas denitrificans includes the following:
- a CDS encoding type I restriction-modification system subunit M, whose protein sequence is MLDSTKKTLWATADKLRANMDAAEYKHLVLGLIFLKYVSDTFTARQTEIKARLRDPEDEYYYGDAADEDIAAELEDRDYYTSANVFWVPENARWETLRAGARSPEIGKQIDNALTLIEGENPRLKGILDKRYARAQLPDGKLGELVDLVSTIGFGEDASVARDVLGQVYEYFLGLFASAEGKRGGQFYTPAAIVKTLVAVLAPHHGQVYDPCCGSGGMFVQSEKFIEAHGGKRGDVSIYGQESNPTTWRLAAMNLAIRGIDFDLGREPADTFVRDQHPDLRADYCLANPPFNISDWWHPSLDGDARWVYGTPPAGNANYAWLQHILHHLKPTGRAGIVLANGSMSSSQNSEGQIRAAMVDADVVEVMVALPGQLFFNTQIPACLWFLAKQKSRKGEVLFIDARKQGRMISRVQSELSDEVIERIGQTVADWRAGSDAYQDVPGFCRSVPLAEIAQQGHVLTPGRYVGAEEVDDDDEAFAEKMQKLTAKLGEQMAKGAELDALIRQKLGGLGYEF, encoded by the coding sequence ATGCTCGATTCCACCAAGAAAACCCTCTGGGCCACCGCCGACAAGCTGCGCGCCAACATGGATGCAGCCGAATACAAGCACCTGGTGCTTGGTCTGATCTTTCTCAAGTACGTTTCCGACACCTTCACGGCTCGCCAGACCGAAATCAAGGCACGCCTGCGCGACCCCGAGGACGAGTACTACTACGGCGATGCTGCCGACGAAGACATTGCCGCAGAGCTGGAAGACCGCGATTACTACACCAGCGCCAACGTCTTCTGGGTGCCCGAAAACGCACGCTGGGAAACCCTGCGCGCCGGTGCCCGCAGCCCCGAAATCGGCAAGCAGATTGACAACGCTCTGACCCTGATCGAGGGCGAGAACCCGCGCCTCAAAGGGATTCTGGACAAGCGCTACGCCCGTGCCCAGTTGCCCGATGGCAAGCTCGGTGAGCTGGTGGACTTGGTCTCCACCATCGGCTTTGGTGAAGATGCCTCGGTCGCGCGTGATGTGCTGGGACAGGTGTACGAGTATTTTCTGGGCCTGTTCGCCAGTGCCGAGGGCAAGCGCGGCGGGCAGTTCTACACGCCGGCCGCCATCGTCAAGACGCTGGTGGCCGTGCTGGCCCCGCACCACGGCCAGGTGTACGACCCGTGCTGCGGCTCGGGCGGCATGTTCGTGCAGAGCGAAAAGTTCATCGAGGCGCACGGCGGCAAGCGGGGCGACGTGTCCATCTACGGGCAGGAATCCAATCCCACCACCTGGCGCCTGGCGGCCATGAACCTGGCCATTCGCGGCATCGACTTCGACCTGGGACGCGAGCCGGCTGACACTTTCGTGCGTGACCAGCATCCGGACCTGCGCGCCGACTACTGCCTGGCCAACCCGCCCTTCAACATCAGCGACTGGTGGCACCCCAGCCTGGACGGCGACGCCCGCTGGGTCTACGGCACACCGCCCGCCGGCAACGCCAACTACGCCTGGCTGCAACACATCCTGCACCACCTCAAGCCCACGGGCCGAGCCGGCATTGTGCTGGCCAACGGCAGCATGAGCTCCAGCCAAAACAGCGAAGGCCAGATTCGCGCAGCCATGGTGGACGCCGATGTGGTGGAAGTCATGGTGGCCCTGCCGGGCCAGCTGTTCTTCAACACGCAAATCCCAGCGTGCTTGTGGTTCTTGGCCAAGCAAAAAAGCCGCAAGGGTGAAGTGCTGTTCATCGACGCCCGCAAACAAGGCCGCATGATCAGCCGCGTACAAAGCGAGCTGAGCGACGAGGTCATCGAGCGCATCGGCCAGACCGTGGCCGACTGGCGTGCAGGCAGCGACGCCTACCAGGACGTGCCCGGCTTCTGCCGCAGCGTGCCCCTGGCCGAGATCGCCCAGCAGGGCCATGTGCTCACCCCCGGCCGCTACGTGGGTGCCGAAGAGGTGGACGACGACGACGAGGCCTTTGCCGAAAAGATGCAGAAGCTCACCGCTAAGCTGGGCGAACAAATGGCCAAAGGCGCAGAGCTGGATGCGCTGATTCGGCAGAAGCTGGGGGGGCTGGGGTATGAGTTCTGA
- a CDS encoding restriction endonuclease subunit S, with the protein MSSEWRLTTLGEICAEQGGAIQTGPFGSQLHTSDYKEVGIPVVMPTNIGDGGIVEDGIARIDQSDVDRLSQHKLMLNDIVFSRRGDVTKNALIREHEVGWFCGTGCLKVRLGAERIANAKFISHCLRLPDTKDWLVRHAVGATMPNLNTGILSAVPINLPPISVQREIAGMLGSLDDRITLLRETNATLEAIAQTLFKSWFVDFDPVRAKMEGRAPEGMDETTAGLFPDALSTSELGMIPYGWQVRTIGDLVETVGGATPSTKDEAYWAPATYHWTSPKDLSGLVSPVLLETERKISATGLEKISSGLLPGGTLLMSSRAPIGYLAVAQMPVAINQGYIAMLPGSTLPPLFMLFWCKHNMQSIKGHANGSTFMEISKKVFRSIPIVEPPKAIVEAFVDVVGDLFARLAENERQARTLVTLRDTLLPRLVSGQLRLPQTESETE; encoded by the coding sequence ATGAGTTCTGAGTGGCGACTCACAACCCTAGGTGAGATTTGTGCCGAGCAAGGTGGCGCAATTCAAACAGGTCCCTTTGGCAGCCAGCTGCATACCTCCGACTACAAAGAGGTGGGCATTCCAGTTGTCATGCCAACAAATATTGGCGATGGTGGAATCGTTGAGGATGGCATTGCACGAATAGATCAATCAGATGTTGATCGCCTGTCACAGCACAAACTGATGTTGAATGACATTGTGTTTAGCCGTCGTGGCGACGTGACGAAAAATGCTTTGATTCGCGAGCATGAGGTCGGATGGTTTTGTGGCACCGGTTGCTTGAAGGTGCGCTTGGGTGCAGAGCGCATTGCAAACGCGAAATTCATTTCGCACTGCTTGCGCTTGCCAGATACCAAGGACTGGTTGGTGCGGCACGCTGTGGGCGCAACGATGCCCAATCTAAATACGGGAATTCTTTCAGCGGTTCCGATCAATTTGCCGCCCATATCTGTTCAGCGTGAAATCGCTGGAATGTTGGGTAGCTTGGATGACCGCATCACCCTCCTGCGCGAAACCAACGCCACCCTCGAAGCCATCGCCCAAACTCTGTTCAAGTCATGGTTCGTCGACTTCGATCCCGTCCGCGCCAAGATGGAAGGCCGTGCACCCGAAGGCATGGACGAGACTACGGCGGGCCTATTCCCAGATGCGCTATCCACAAGTGAGTTGGGGATGATCCCGTATGGCTGGCAGGTTCGTACCATTGGAGATCTTGTAGAAACGGTCGGAGGAGCTACGCCCTCAACCAAGGATGAGGCGTACTGGGCGCCGGCGACCTATCATTGGACATCTCCTAAGGACTTATCCGGCTTGGTGAGTCCGGTGCTGCTGGAGACGGAGCGCAAGATCAGCGCAACCGGCCTGGAGAAAATCAGCTCGGGCCTGCTGCCGGGGGGAACCCTTTTGATGTCTTCTCGGGCACCCATAGGCTATCTTGCTGTGGCGCAGATGCCAGTTGCCATTAATCAGGGCTATATCGCGATGCTTCCTGGAAGCACTCTACCTCCACTCTTCATGTTGTTCTGGTGCAAGCACAATATGCAGAGCATCAAAGGGCATGCCAACGGCTCTACCTTCATGGAGATCAGCAAGAAGGTGTTTCGCTCTATTCCCATCGTCGAGCCGCCCAAGGCGATCGTGGAAGCCTTTGTTGACGTGGTCGGAGACCTTTTCGCCAGATTGGCGGAAAACGAAAGGCAGGCTCGGACGCTCGTTACACTCCGCGATACCTTGCTTCCCCGTTTAGTATCCGGCCAGCTGCGCCTGCCACAAACTGAATCGGAGACCGAATGA
- a CDS encoding Fic family protein, with protein MATLFPLETLDPARFDAPRILKKLASSSRRLAELKGVAASIPNQSILINTLGLQEAKDSSAIENIVTTHDELFKDDVDPEAFANPAAKEVLRYRQALRVGFEQVRSTGLLTSNHIIEIQRELERNNAGFRKLPGTALKDGAGRTVYTPPQEPEEIVALMRDLERFMNDPAVFDVDPLIKMALMHHQFESIHPFYDGNGRTGRILNVLYLVKEGLLDIPVLYLSQHIVQNKGDYYRLLQTVRDEDTWEEWVLYMLEAVEVTAQQTIQTVQAIHGALMDYKHRIRDEHKFYSQDLINNLFTHPYTKIDFVQRDLNVSRLTATRYLDALAASGFVEKQKIGRSNYYVNLALTRILLSQGE; from the coding sequence ATGGCAACCCTTTTCCCTCTGGAGACGCTGGATCCGGCACGCTTCGATGCGCCGCGCATCCTGAAAAAACTGGCCAGCAGCAGCCGTCGCCTGGCCGAACTCAAGGGTGTGGCTGCCTCCATTCCCAACCAGAGCATCCTGATCAACACCCTGGGCCTGCAGGAGGCCAAGGACAGTTCAGCCATCGAGAATATCGTCACCACGCATGATGAGTTGTTCAAGGACGACGTGGACCCGGAGGCATTCGCAAACCCTGCCGCCAAGGAAGTGCTGCGCTACCGCCAGGCCTTGCGCGTGGGGTTCGAGCAGGTGCGCAGCACCGGGCTGCTGACCAGCAACCACATCATCGAAATCCAGCGCGAGCTGGAGCGCAACAACGCAGGTTTTCGCAAACTACCCGGCACCGCACTCAAGGACGGGGCTGGTCGCACGGTCTATACGCCGCCGCAGGAGCCGGAAGAAATCGTTGCCCTCATGCGCGATCTGGAGCGTTTCATGAACGATCCTGCAGTGTTCGACGTGGATCCGCTTATCAAGATGGCGCTGATGCATCACCAGTTCGAGAGCATCCATCCCTTCTATGATGGCAACGGACGTACCGGGCGTATCCTGAATGTGCTGTATCTGGTGAAAGAGGGCTTGCTTGACATCCCGGTGCTATACCTGAGCCAGCACATTGTGCAGAACAAGGGCGACTACTACCGCCTGTTGCAGACGGTACGGGATGAGGACACCTGGGAGGAGTGGGTGCTGTACATGCTGGAGGCGGTAGAAGTTACCGCACAGCAGACTATCCAGACGGTGCAGGCCATTCATGGAGCATTGATGGACTACAAGCACCGTATCCGTGACGAGCACAAGTTCTACAGCCAGGATCTGATCAACAACCTTTTCACGCACCCGTATACCAAGATTGATTTTGTGCAGCGGGATTTGAATGTTTCCAGATTGACTGCCACCCGTTATCTGGATGCATTGGCGGCGTCCGGGTTTGTGGAAAAGCAGAAAATCGGGCGCAGTAACTACTACGTCAATCTTGCGCTGACCCGGATTCTGCTGAGTCAGGGGGAGTAA
- a CDS encoding NAD(P)H-dependent flavin oxidoreductase, which produces MTSSTTFLARLGIRYPIIQAPMTGTSTPRLAAAVSNAGGLGSLGIGANTLEQARQMIAETRALTDKPFNVNVFCHAPAQRDAAREAAWVQHLAPLFAEVGATPPDALNEIYRTFVNDDAALQMLLELRPTVVSFHFGLPSPQALTALREAGILTMATATSLQEARWIEQAGIDAIVAQGIEAGGHRGMFDPQAPDECWSTAVLVRMLVQQTRLPIVGAGGIMDGAGIRAMLDLGAAAAQLGTAFVLCPESAANVAYRQNLKSERAARTRLTEVISGRPARGMVNRLITFGEAAGSPPTAGYPMTYDVAKQLNAVASQQGNHEFAAQWAGQGAPLAREMSAAELMQVLVREWKGD; this is translated from the coding sequence ATGACTTCGTCTACTACATTCCTGGCGCGCCTAGGCATCCGGTATCCCATCATCCAGGCTCCCATGACGGGTACCTCCACGCCCAGGCTCGCGGCGGCTGTTTCGAATGCAGGCGGGCTGGGCTCGCTCGGCATCGGCGCCAACACCCTCGAACAGGCACGGCAGATGATCGCGGAAACGCGCGCTCTGACGGACAAGCCTTTCAATGTCAACGTCTTTTGCCACGCGCCAGCGCAGCGTGATGCCGCGCGCGAGGCCGCGTGGGTGCAGCATCTGGCACCGCTGTTTGCCGAGGTGGGCGCGACCCCGCCGGATGCACTCAACGAGATCTACCGTACCTTTGTGAACGACGATGCCGCCTTGCAGATGTTGCTTGAGCTGCGCCCGACGGTGGTGAGTTTCCATTTCGGATTGCCGTCGCCACAGGCCCTGACCGCGCTGCGCGAGGCGGGCATCCTGACGATGGCGACGGCCACCAGTTTGCAGGAGGCACGCTGGATCGAGCAAGCGGGTATCGATGCCATCGTGGCTCAGGGCATCGAGGCAGGCGGCCATCGCGGCATGTTCGATCCGCAGGCGCCGGACGAGTGCTGGAGCACGGCGGTGCTGGTGCGCATGCTGGTGCAACAGACCAGGCTGCCGATCGTGGGTGCCGGCGGCATCATGGATGGTGCCGGCATCCGTGCCATGCTGGATCTGGGGGCGGCGGCTGCACAGCTGGGCACCGCGTTCGTGCTGTGTCCCGAATCGGCTGCCAACGTCGCCTATCGCCAGAATCTCAAGAGCGAGCGCGCAGCCCGTACGCGCCTGACCGAAGTGATTTCCGGACGTCCGGCGCGCGGCATGGTGAACCGGTTGATCACGTTTGGCGAAGCCGCAGGCAGTCCGCCGACCGCGGGTTATCCCATGACCTACGACGTGGCCAAACAGCTGAACGCAGTCGCCAGCCAGCAGGGCAATCATGAATTTGCCGCGCAGTGGGCCGGGCAGGGCGCGCCATTGGCTCGGGAAATGTCGGCGGCCGAGCTGATGCAGGTACTGGTCAGGGAGTGGAAGGGCGACTGA
- a CDS encoding mechanosensitive ion channel encodes MDTTAFTTAMQNTVGSQLPQILGALAIFAVGWIIAILARAGVRRLLGMSKLNQRINTSTGRQVDAESPIAIAVFWLILLAAVVAALSALNLSTVSAPLAVMLTDVLRYLPRIFAAGVIGLVAWVVATLIKIGVGKALNATRLDERLSAEAGMAPVSTNAGNVAFWLVILLFLPAILGALEMTGLLQPMQAMLDKTLAMAPNILAALMIGVVGWIVARILRGLVTNLLAAVGADNLGNKLGHTAAQVAATEAPANGLRLSSLGGTIVYIMVLVPALIAALDALKIEAISRPATDMLQQFLTAVPHIIAAVVIVLLTWYVARFAAMLLRSLLQNVGADALPAKLGMQRMFSGSLLPSNLAGSLLMFFAMLFAVVEAANQLGFTQVSDLLTTFTAFGGDILLGSVIMIIGFWLANLAYQALSRAEHSSGLIANIARFAILGLVIAMGLRAMGVANEIVYLAFGLTLGAVAVAVALAFGLGGREAAARLANQWVDCCLKGACKKDSTLVLPDAASKPQGTEPPQG; translated from the coding sequence ATGGATACCACCGCCTTCACCACGGCCATGCAGAATACGGTCGGCTCGCAGTTGCCCCAGATCCTGGGCGCACTGGCGATTTTTGCCGTCGGCTGGATCATCGCCATCCTTGCACGCGCCGGCGTGCGCCGCCTGCTGGGCATGAGCAAGCTCAACCAGCGCATCAACACCAGCACCGGCCGCCAGGTCGATGCCGAATCGCCAATCGCTATTGCGGTGTTCTGGCTGATCCTGCTGGCTGCCGTCGTGGCTGCGCTCAGTGCACTGAACCTGTCGACGGTGTCCGCGCCGCTGGCCGTGATGCTGACGGACGTGCTGCGCTACCTGCCGCGCATTTTTGCTGCGGGCGTGATCGGTCTGGTGGCCTGGGTCGTGGCCACGCTGATCAAGATCGGCGTGGGCAAGGCCCTGAACGCCACGCGCCTCGATGAACGCCTGAGCGCCGAAGCCGGCATGGCTCCGGTCAGCACCAATGCAGGCAACGTGGCCTTCTGGCTGGTAATCCTGCTGTTCCTGCCCGCCATCCTGGGCGCGCTGGAAATGACCGGCCTGCTGCAGCCCATGCAGGCCATGCTCGACAAGACGCTGGCCATGGCGCCGAACATTCTGGCGGCGCTGATGATCGGCGTGGTCGGCTGGATCGTGGCACGCATCCTGCGCGGCCTGGTGACCAATCTGCTGGCGGCAGTCGGTGCCGACAATCTGGGCAACAAGCTGGGCCACACCGCGGCCCAGGTAGCCGCCACCGAAGCGCCCGCCAACGGCCTGCGCCTGTCCAGCCTGGGCGGCACCATCGTCTACATCATGGTGCTGGTGCCCGCACTGATCGCCGCACTCGATGCCCTGAAGATCGAGGCCATCAGCCGCCCCGCCACCGACATGCTGCAGCAGTTCCTGACGGCCGTGCCGCATATCATCGCCGCCGTCGTCATCGTGCTGCTGACCTGGTACGTGGCGCGCTTTGCCGCCATGCTGCTGCGCTCGCTGTTGCAGAATGTGGGCGCCGACGCCCTGCCCGCCAAGCTCGGCATGCAGCGCATGTTCAGCGGCAGCCTGCTGCCCTCCAACCTGGCCGGCAGCCTGCTGATGTTCTTCGCCATGCTGTTTGCCGTGGTGGAAGCCGCCAACCAGCTCGGTTTCACCCAGGTGAGCGATCTGCTGACCACCTTCACTGCCTTTGGTGGCGACATCCTGCTGGGCAGCGTGATCATGATCATCGGCTTCTGGCTGGCCAACCTGGCCTATCAGGCGCTGAGCCGTGCCGAACACTCCTCCGGCCTGATCGCCAACATCGCGCGTTTTGCCATCCTGGGTCTGGTGATTGCCATGGGCCTGCGCGCCATGGGCGTGGCCAACGAGATCGTCTATCTGGCCTTCGGGCTGACGCTGGGTGCCGTGGCCGTGGCCGTGGCGCTCGCGTTTGGCCTGGGTGGCCGTGAAGCCGCGGCACGCCTGGCGAACCAGTGGGTGGATTGCTGCCTCAAGGGCGCCTGCAAGAAGGACAGCACGCTGGTGCTGCCGGATGCGGCCAGCAAGCCTCAGGGAACCGAGCCGCCGCAAGGCTGA
- the serB gene encoding phosphoserine phosphatase SerB, with product MRQDSLVIREQPALPRLSDYKLIAFDMDSTLINIECVDEIAAAVGKKEEVAAITEAAMQGLIADYKESLRQRVALLEGVPESALQQIYDERLRLNPGVETLIQACKQAGLKILLVSGGFTFFTERIRQRLGIDFTRANLLEITDGKLTGRMVDQAWGDICDGAEKARTLLEVATLMGIPPEQTIAMGDGANDLKMMGVAGLSVAYHAKPAVRNQAMVAINEGGLDRLLEVLG from the coding sequence ATGCGCCAAGATTCCCTGGTCATCCGCGAGCAACCCGCCCTTCCCCGACTCTCCGATTACAAGCTGATCGCGTTCGACATGGATTCGACGCTGATCAATATCGAATGCGTGGACGAGATTGCCGCCGCAGTGGGCAAGAAGGAGGAAGTGGCTGCCATTACCGAGGCCGCAATGCAGGGTCTGATCGCCGACTACAAGGAAAGTCTGCGCCAGCGCGTGGCCCTGCTCGAAGGCGTGCCGGAGAGCGCGCTGCAGCAGATCTACGACGAGCGCCTGCGCCTCAATCCCGGCGTGGAAACGCTGATCCAGGCCTGCAAGCAGGCCGGCCTGAAGATCCTGCTGGTTTCTGGCGGTTTCACCTTCTTCACCGAACGCATCCGCCAGCGTCTGGGGATCGACTTCACGCGCGCCAACCTGCTGGAGATCACCGATGGCAAGCTCACCGGCCGCATGGTCGACCAGGCCTGGGGCGACATCTGCGATGGTGCCGAAAAGGCCCGCACGCTGCTGGAAGTGGCCACGCTGATGGGCATCCCGCCCGAGCAGACGATTGCCATGGGCGACGGTGCCAACGACCTGAAAATGATGGGCGTGGCCGGCCTGTCGGTGGCCTACCACGCCAAGCCTGCCGTGCGCAATCAGGCCATGGTGGCCATCAATGAAGGCGGGCTCGATCGCCTGCTGGAAGTGCTGGGCTGA
- a CDS encoding NAD(P)/FAD-dependent oxidoreductase — MTQTADIIIIGAGIAGAAAAHWLAPHARILMLERESQPGYHATGRSAALFMESYGPPQVRALTRASRAFFESPPPGFAAHPLLTPRGTLTVAAPGQETALQAEWDTLHAQCPRLRRITPAEALQLLPVLRPEQIAGALHDPDPADIDVHTLHQGYLRTLRQAGGTLLNTADVTALARQGDVWRLQTSAGACEAPIVVNAAGAWADVVAQRAGVAPLGLQPRRRSAFTFAPPAGVDIHAWPMAIGAEEDWYLKPDAGQLLGSPANADPVEPHDVQAEELDVAIGIDQIQRMTTLEIRRPSHTWAGLRTFAPDGELINGFDPAVPGFFWLAGQGGYGIQTSAAMGMAAAALVQGQSLPQALQDEQLSAALLSPARFS, encoded by the coding sequence ATGACGCAAACGGCCGACATCATCATCATCGGCGCCGGCATTGCCGGCGCTGCTGCCGCCCACTGGCTGGCTCCGCACGCCCGCATTCTGATGCTGGAACGCGAATCGCAGCCGGGTTACCACGCCACGGGCCGCTCGGCCGCGCTGTTCATGGAAAGCTATGGCCCGCCGCAGGTGCGCGCCCTCACGCGCGCCAGCCGCGCCTTTTTCGAGAGTCCTCCGCCCGGCTTTGCGGCCCACCCGCTGCTGACACCACGCGGCACGCTGACCGTGGCAGCACCTGGCCAGGAGACCGCGCTGCAGGCCGAATGGGACACCCTGCATGCCCAGTGCCCGCGTCTGCGACGCATAACGCCGGCTGAAGCGCTGCAGCTGTTGCCGGTTCTGCGCCCGGAGCAGATCGCTGGCGCCCTCCACGATCCGGACCCCGCCGATATCGATGTGCACACCCTGCATCAGGGCTATCTGCGCACGCTGCGGCAAGCGGGCGGCACGCTGCTGAACACAGCCGACGTAACGGCCCTGGCGCGCCAGGGCGATGTGTGGCGCCTGCAAACCAGCGCCGGTGCCTGCGAGGCACCGATCGTGGTCAATGCAGCCGGAGCCTGGGCGGACGTGGTGGCGCAACGGGCCGGCGTGGCGCCGCTCGGACTGCAGCCGCGCCGCCGCTCCGCCTTTACCTTTGCGCCGCCGGCCGGCGTCGATATCCATGCCTGGCCAATGGCGATCGGCGCCGAGGAAGACTGGTATCTCAAGCCCGACGCCGGACAGCTCCTGGGCTCGCCTGCCAACGCCGACCCGGTCGAGCCGCACGACGTGCAGGCCGAGGAACTGGACGTAGCCATCGGTATCGACCAGATCCAGCGCATGACCACGCTGGAAATCCGCCGCCCCAGCCACACCTGGGCCGGGCTGCGCACCTTTGCGCCGGACGGCGAACTGATCAACGGTTTTGACCCGGCAGTTCCGGGCTTCTTCTGGCTCGCCGGTCAGGGCGGCTACGGCATCCAGACCAGCGCGGCCATGGGCATGGCGGCGGCGGCCCTGGTGCAGGGGCAATCCTTGCCGCAGGCCTTGCAGGACGAGCAACTCTCGGCAGCGCTGCTTTCGCCGGCCCGTTTCAGCTAA
- a CDS encoding DUF2946 family protein encodes MMALAMFVQVMSSVFSAGFMARQAGVALNPADIVICTVEGMYSVPFNAQNSPDDDGAPASGMMGSCPYCVLASAPPLPGEPVSQGMLLPRVAVSQSWIAQDTPPIGTSAYRKHAPTRAPPAQALLA; translated from the coding sequence ATGATGGCCTTGGCCATGTTCGTGCAAGTGATGTCGAGCGTGTTCAGCGCCGGCTTCATGGCACGGCAGGCGGGGGTGGCCCTGAATCCCGCCGACATCGTCATCTGTACCGTCGAGGGCATGTATTCCGTGCCCTTCAACGCACAGAATTCCCCGGACGACGACGGCGCGCCAGCATCCGGCATGATGGGCTCCTGCCCCTATTGCGTGCTGGCCAGCGCTCCTCCACTGCCAGGTGAGCCAGTCTCCCAGGGTATGCTCCTGCCCCGGGTTGCGGTCAGCCAGAGCTGGATTGCGCAGGATACGCCACCCATAGGCACTTCCGCCTACCGCAAGCATGCGCCAACACGAGCGCCCCCCGCACAGGCCCTGCTGGCCTGA
- a CDS encoding SCO family protein: MPGLTALAAGCGEGQTDAAESGKLLWQADPAAKLYGSQGELPLDTLKGKPLLVFFGYVRCPDICPTTLSVVAQVLTGLSPEERAKMRAVFVTLDPNRDQPEVLRNYVKLFHPDVLALRSTEPKLKEIAKAFRVYYVLQKPADGAASDVYAVDHTAHTGLVNAQGKLVKLIPYGTQAEPMRKALREVL; the protein is encoded by the coding sequence GTGCCCGGTTTGACGGCACTGGCCGCCGGCTGCGGCGAAGGGCAGACCGATGCGGCCGAGAGTGGCAAGCTGCTCTGGCAGGCCGATCCCGCTGCCAAACTGTATGGCAGCCAGGGCGAATTGCCCCTTGACACGCTGAAGGGCAAGCCGCTGCTGGTGTTCTTTGGCTACGTGCGCTGCCCCGATATCTGCCCCACGACCCTGTCCGTGGTGGCGCAGGTCCTGACTGGCCTGTCTCCCGAAGAGCGCGCGAAAATGCGCGCCGTGTTCGTCACGCTTGATCCCAACCGCGATCAGCCCGAAGTGCTGCGCAACTACGTCAAGCTGTTTCACCCCGATGTGCTGGCGTTGCGCAGCACCGAACCCAAACTCAAGGAAATTGCCAAGGCCTTCCGCGTGTACTACGTGCTGCAGAAGCCGGCTGATGGTGCCGCCAGCGACGTGTATGCGGTCGATCACACGGCGCATACGGGCCTGGTCAACGCGCAAGGCAAGCTGGTCAAGCTGATTCCCTATGGCACCCAGGCCGAGCCCATGCGCAAGGCGCTGCGCGAGGTGCTGTGA
- a CDS encoding ABC transporter permease has translation MTAWLARQRYLIDYVLAAMARQKGRAIGLWVVYTLLVFVLASVMLFTHALRQESARVLQHAPEVVVQKLVAGRTDLIPPDYLEKMGRIRGVREKQLRLWGYYYDNVVKANYTFMVPPVAAPEPGTIIVGPAMARTRGIKAGDPIAFRNYAGTIISYQVAQVLPQPTELMSADLVLLSEQDFRSLFNFPEGHYTDIALTVANPREVRNVATKVTEALPDARPILREEILRTYASVFDWREGMVLAVLSGALLAFAILAWDKASGLSAQERREIGILKAVGWETGDVLRMKLWEGLLVSFTAFLAGYLLAYWHVFHAGGALFRPVLQGWAVLYPEFALRPEVDGLQLFTLLFFTVVPFTAAVLVPSWRAAITDPDAVMRA, from the coding sequence ATGACTGCCTGGCTCGCCCGACAACGCTATCTGATCGACTATGTGCTCGCCGCCATGGCGCGCCAGAAGGGACGCGCCATCGGCCTGTGGGTGGTGTACACGCTGCTCGTGTTCGTGCTGGCTTCGGTGATGCTGTTCACCCACGCGCTGCGCCAGGAAAGCGCGCGCGTGCTGCAGCATGCGCCTGAAGTGGTGGTGCAGAAGCTCGTAGCCGGCCGCACCGACCTGATTCCGCCGGACTATCTGGAAAAGATGGGCCGCATCCGCGGCGTGCGCGAGAAGCAGCTGCGCCTGTGGGGCTACTACTACGACAACGTGGTCAAGGCCAACTACACCTTCATGGTGCCGCCGGTGGCCGCTCCCGAGCCGGGCACCATCATCGTCGGCCCGGCCATGGCACGTACGCGCGGCATCAAGGCCGGCGATCCGATCGCCTTCCGCAACTACGCCGGCACCATCATCAGCTACCAGGTGGCGCAGGTGCTGCCGCAGCCGACCGAGCTGATGAGTGCCGATCTGGTGCTGCTGTCCGAGCAGGATTTCCGCAGCCTGTTCAACTTTCCGGAAGGGCATTACACCGATATTGCCCTGACCGTGGCCAACCCCAGGGAAGTGCGCAACGTCGCCACCAAGGTGACCGAGGCGCTGCCGGATGCTCGCCCGATCCTGCGTGAGGAGATCCTGCGCACCTACGCCTCGGTGTTCGACTGGCGCGAGGGCATGGTGCTGGCGGTGCTGTCGGGTGCGCTGCTGGCGTTTGCCATTCTGGCCTGGGACAAGGCCTCCGGCCTGTCCGCGCAGGAGCGGCGCGAGATCGGCATCCTGAAAGCCGTCGGCTGGGAAACCGGCGACGTGCTGCGCATGAAGCTGTGGGAAGGGCTGCTGGTGTCCTTCACCGCCTTCCTGGCCGGCTATCTGCTGGCTTACTGGCATGTGTTCCACGCAGGCGGGGCGCTGTTCCGGCCTGTGCTGCAGGGCTGGGCGGTGCTCTATCCGGAGTTTGCGCTGCGCCCCGAGGTGGATGGTCTGCAGCTGTTCACGCTGCTGTTCTTTACCGTGGTGCCGTTCACTGCGGCGGTGCTGGTGCCCAGTTGGCGTGCCGCCATCACCGACCCCGACGCCGTGATGCGGGCCTGA